In Halanaeroarchaeum sp. HSR-CO, one DNA window encodes the following:
- a CDS encoding alanine--glyoxylate aminotransferase family protein yields the protein MELPDVGELTPPNRTLMGPGPSDVHPRVLKAMSTPLVGHLDPSFIEIMDEVQDLLRYTFRTDNQWTIPVSGTGSAAMEAAFGNLVEPGDTVLVPTNGYFGGRMAEMAERAGGETVTVDAPWGEPLRPDDVAAAFDEQQPDVFGFVHAETSTGALQPDVPELTAIAHEHDAYVVADTVTSLGGVELRVDDWDIDVAYSGGQKCLSTPPGASPLTLNDRAMDKILSREESTRSWYLDLSLLEGYWGDDRSYHHTAPITNVYAIREGLRLIAEEGIENRWERHLEMAGAIKAGVEAMGLELNPEDEYWLPSLNAVRVPDGVTDGEVIEYLLSEYDIEIAGGLGDLSGEIFRIGCMGHSCRPGNVAYLMTAFADALETLGADVDAEAGITAMRNEL from the coding sequence ATGGAGTTACCAGACGTCGGTGAGTTGACGCCGCCGAATCGGACGCTCATGGGACCGGGACCGAGCGACGTCCACCCGCGCGTGCTCAAGGCCATGAGTACGCCACTGGTGGGCCACCTCGATCCGTCGTTTATCGAGATCATGGACGAGGTCCAGGACCTGCTCCGGTATACGTTCCGGACGGACAACCAGTGGACGATCCCTGTCAGCGGTACCGGATCCGCCGCGATGGAGGCGGCCTTCGGCAACCTGGTAGAGCCGGGAGACACCGTTCTCGTCCCGACCAACGGCTACTTCGGGGGTCGGATGGCGGAGATGGCAGAGCGCGCCGGCGGCGAGACCGTCACCGTCGACGCACCCTGGGGCGAGCCGCTACGACCCGACGACGTGGCGGCCGCGTTCGACGAGCAGCAGCCGGACGTCTTCGGGTTCGTCCACGCGGAGACGAGCACCGGCGCCCTCCAGCCCGACGTCCCCGAACTGACCGCCATCGCGCACGAACACGACGCCTACGTCGTCGCCGACACGGTCACTTCGCTGGGTGGGGTCGAACTCCGCGTCGACGACTGGGACATCGACGTGGCGTACTCCGGCGGCCAGAAGTGTCTGTCCACCCCGCCGGGTGCCAGTCCGCTCACGCTCAACGACCGGGCGATGGACAAGATCCTCTCCCGCGAGGAGTCGACACGCTCCTGGTATCTCGACCTCTCGTTGCTCGAGGGCTACTGGGGAGACGACCGTTCGTACCATCACACGGCGCCGATCACCAACGTCTACGCCATCCGCGAAGGGCTCCGCCTCATCGCGGAGGAGGGTATCGAGAACCGCTGGGAGCGTCACCTGGAGATGGCCGGGGCGATCAAGGCGGGCGTCGAGGCGATGGGCCTCGAACTCAATCCAGAGGACGAGTACTGGTTGCCCAGCCTCAACGCGGTCCGCGTCCCCGACGGCGTGACCGACGGCGAGGTCATCGAGTACCTGCTCTCCGAGTACGACATCGAGATCGCCGGCGGTCTCGGCGACCTCTCGGGGGAGATCTTCCGTATCGGCTGCATGGGGCATAGCTGCCGACCGGGTAACGTCGCCTACCTGATGACCGCGTTCGCCGACGCCCTCGAAACCCTTGGCGCCGACGTGGACGCAGAAGCGGGAATCACGGCGATGAGAAACGAACTCTGA
- a CDS encoding metal-dependent hydrolase → MFVGHGALAFAIVGLVCLAAGVERERATALAVVAGLFATVPDVDMVYALTGLAGVPLGGPLTLAESFWSASTVVHRSMTHSLVIAVPAVVAFTLAGRSRVGSVLAVLVGAGIVVLAGIVSGPVTALVGAAFVVAGLLVGRGAAAYGLPPAAVATTALVGLVTHPFGDLLTGQPPDLLYPFAVTVFDGRVLLSPDPTLHLLGAFGVELAAIWLAVFTLLALRETRLRTYVRPRATLGAAYATAVLFLPAPTVDGSYLFVFSVLAVGIVGVVPIRRRLPSGLTAVTTGLAGVTVAGVAYLVAYVALDAAPLLAQASQAF, encoded by the coding sequence ATGTTCGTCGGCCACGGAGCCCTCGCGTTCGCCATCGTCGGGCTCGTCTGCCTGGCTGCCGGGGTGGAACGGGAGCGAGCGACGGCACTGGCCGTCGTGGCCGGGCTGTTCGCGACCGTGCCCGACGTCGACATGGTCTACGCCCTCACGGGTCTCGCCGGCGTCCCGCTGGGGGGTCCCCTCACCCTGGCCGAGTCGTTCTGGTCGGCGTCCACCGTCGTCCACCGCTCGATGACGCACTCGCTGGTAATCGCCGTCCCGGCCGTCGTGGCGTTCACGCTGGCCGGCCGGTCCCGCGTCGGGAGCGTGCTGGCAGTCCTCGTCGGTGCTGGAATCGTCGTCCTCGCGGGCATCGTGTCCGGACCGGTCACGGCACTCGTCGGCGCCGCGTTCGTCGTCGCTGGCCTCCTCGTCGGCCGCGGGGCCGCGGCGTACGGACTCCCACCCGCCGCCGTGGCGACAACCGCACTAGTCGGTCTCGTGACCCACCCCTTCGGGGACCTCCTCACCGGCCAGCCGCCGGACCTCCTTTACCCGTTCGCGGTCACCGTCTTCGATGGCCGGGTCCTGTTATCGCCGGATCCGACGCTGCATCTCCTGGGTGCGTTCGGCGTCGAACTGGCGGCCATCTGGTTGGCCGTGTTCACCCTCTTGGCCCTCCGTGAAACCCGACTGCGCACGTACGTCCGTCCGCGTGCTACCCTGGGCGCCGCCTACGCGACCGCCGTGCTCTTCCTGCCGGCCCCGACGGTGGATGGCTCGTACCTGTTCGTCTTCAGCGTCCTCGCCGTGGGTATCGTCGGCGTGGTGCCCATCCGACGACGCCTCCCCAGTGGCTTGACCGCCGTGACGACGGGACTCGCCGGCGTGACGGTCGCTGGGGTGGCGTACCTCGTCGCGTACGTGGCACTCGATGCGGCCCCACTCCTCGCACAGGCAAGCCAAGCTTTCTAA
- a CDS encoding RPA12/RPB9/RPC11 RNA polymerase family protein, with amino-acid sequence MQFCEECGSMMHTEGDTWVCRSCENEEWRDSEAEAAMATQDVQRDDGAPAVADATRDSTETTQEPCPADDCDSDRAYYEMMPKPGGSYEVRLFTCVECGQKWRES; translated from the coding sequence ATGCAATTCTGCGAGGAGTGTGGGTCGATGATGCACACCGAGGGCGACACGTGGGTGTGTCGTTCCTGTGAGAACGAGGAGTGGCGCGACTCGGAAGCAGAAGCGGCGATGGCGACCCAGGATGTACAGCGGGACGACGGGGCACCCGCCGTGGCCGACGCGACACGGGACTCCACCGAGACGACGCAGGAGCCCTGTCCGGCGGACGACTGCGACAGCGACCGGGCCTACTACGAGATGATGCCGAAGCCGGGCGGCTCCTACGAGGTTCGGCTGTTCACCTGCGTCGAGTGCGGCCAGAAGTGGCGCGAGTCCTGA
- a CDS encoding ABC transporter ATP-binding protein translates to MMNADSEHGHKLHGENLVLGYAENEAIIDGETVRIPAGNITAIVGPNGSGKSTLLKGLARQLHPRDGRVLLDGQLLGDFSSKERARKLGLLSQENTSPGQLEVRDLVYYGRYPHRGFFEGVTETDVKKVERAISLTGIEDLRDRTLDSLSGGQKQLAWITMILAQDTDILLLDEPTTFLDLHHQLKVMDVVARLNETRDVTIVIVLHDINQAARHADYMIALTDGEIYDSGRPAQLLSEELLATVFEIEATITTDPISDGPLVHAKSPR, encoded by the coding sequence ATGATGAACGCTGATTCAGAGCACGGGCATAAACTTCACGGTGAGAACCTGGTGTTGGGCTATGCCGAAAACGAGGCCATCATCGACGGTGAGACAGTGAGAATTCCTGCAGGAAATATAACGGCAATCGTGGGTCCGAATGGGAGCGGCAAGAGTACGCTTCTTAAAGGACTCGCTCGACAACTTCATCCCCGAGATGGAAGAGTCCTCCTAGATGGTCAGCTACTCGGTGACTTCTCCTCGAAAGAGCGGGCACGGAAGCTCGGGTTACTCTCTCAAGAGAACACGTCACCTGGACAGCTTGAAGTACGTGACCTCGTATATTACGGTCGATACCCGCATCGGGGCTTCTTCGAGGGGGTTACAGAGACGGACGTCAAGAAGGTCGAGCGCGCGATCTCACTGACTGGCATTGAGGATCTGCGCGATCGAACACTCGACAGTCTGAGCGGCGGTCAAAAACAGCTGGCTTGGATCACGATGATCTTGGCCCAGGATACCGATATCCTGTTGCTCGACGAGCCGACGACCTTCCTTGATCTTCACCATCAGCTCAAAGTCATGGATGTCGTCGCACGATTGAACGAGACACGCGACGTAACCATCGTGATCGTTCTTCACGACATCAATCAGGCAGCTCGCCATGCCGACTACATGATTGCCCTCACCGATGGCGAGATATACGACTCGGGGCGCCCCGCACAACTCCTGTCCGAAGAGCTGCTTGCAACCGTCTTCGAGATCGAGGCCACTATCACGACTGACCCGATATCCGACGGACCGCTCGTTCACGCGAAATCACCACGGTAA
- a CDS encoding iron-containing alcohol dehydrogenase, with amino-acid sequence MNTVTSGGFYRLEGPCRIECSIWDSSSVESASTVSSTNVTLSALAGSAMNGFDKGIETIYASTASPITDATAVRGLRLLSEALPRLPDDPAAMEHAVVGMILVQYERQPSFVHAFGHGFAERYDVQQGVVHGVLVPHVLRYLFEQVDARRSVLAEAFAIDTWSMDDAAVAEAIVEAVEAVRDALDRPTRLRDLDPVREANLPAIAGAVIDDRMMPRAPSALAPTVDDIEGVLRAAW; translated from the coding sequence TTGAATACTGTCACATCTGGTGGTTTTTATAGACTTGAGGGTCCGTGCCGAATAGAATGCTCGATCTGGGATTCTTCCTCGGTCGAATCAGCATCGACTGTTTCAAGCACCAACGTTACGCTGTCGGCCCTGGCGGGGTCGGCGATGAACGGGTTCGACAAGGGCATCGAGACCATCTATGCGAGCACCGCCTCGCCCATCACCGACGCCACGGCCGTCCGCGGGCTTCGGCTATTGAGTGAGGCCCTCCCTCGGCTACCGGACGACCCCGCCGCGATGGAGCACGCCGTGGTGGGGATGATCCTCGTTCAGTACGAACGACAGCCGTCGTTCGTCCACGCGTTCGGACACGGCTTCGCCGAGCGGTACGACGTTCAGCAGGGCGTCGTTCACGGGGTACTGGTCCCGCACGTCCTCCGATACCTCTTCGAGCAGGTCGACGCGCGGCGGTCGGTTCTGGCGGAAGCGTTCGCTATCGACACCTGGTCGATGGACGATGCGGCCGTGGCCGAGGCGATCGTCGAGGCGGTCGAGGCCGTTCGGGACGCCCTGGACCGCCCCACTCGGCTCCGGGACCTCGACCCCGTCCGGGAGGCGAACCTTCCGGCCATCGCCGGTGCGGTCATCGACGACCGGATGATGCCACGAGCCCCGTCTGCGCTTGCCCCGACAGTCGACGACATCGAGGGCGTGCTCAGAGCGGCGTGGTAG
- a CDS encoding helix-turn-helix domain-containing protein → MASVMEFGLPATEFPLGGIFEHFSEVVIELERLIPHQSLVIPYFWVRGASPDDMATVFEGHPGLVSVVEVDRIEDEYLMKAEWERAYTGILSALAESNVVVLSGVGSSDGWRFEVRGEERADMGDLQTYCRDHDIPIDIVSIHALLPVRDERFGLTDTQREALVLAYERGYFDTPRTTSLSEIADELDITQQSLSSRLRRGHRRLVEATLIGSTKASDMPDRT, encoded by the coding sequence ATGGCATCCGTTATGGAGTTCGGGCTTCCGGCGACGGAGTTTCCGCTGGGGGGAATCTTCGAACACTTCTCCGAGGTGGTAATCGAACTCGAACGGTTGATCCCACACCAATCGCTGGTGATCCCCTACTTCTGGGTTCGCGGTGCCAGTCCAGATGACATGGCTACCGTCTTCGAGGGGCACCCCGGCCTCGTGAGTGTCGTGGAGGTCGATCGAATCGAGGACGAGTATCTCATGAAGGCCGAATGGGAGCGGGCTTACACCGGCATCCTGAGTGCACTTGCGGAGTCGAACGTCGTGGTCCTCTCCGGCGTGGGCTCGAGCGACGGCTGGCGATTCGAGGTCCGCGGCGAGGAGCGCGCAGATATGGGCGACCTGCAGACCTACTGTAGAGACCACGACATCCCTATCGACATCGTCTCCATCCACGCACTCTTGCCGGTCAGGGACGAACGGTTCGGGCTGACCGACACCCAACGGGAAGCGCTCGTACTGGCGTACGAACGGGGATACTTCGATACGCCACGAACGACCTCGCTCTCGGAGATCGCCGACGAACTCGACATCACCCAGCAATCCCTCTCCTCTCGGCTCCGCCGTGGCCACCGTCGACTCGTCGAGGCGACGCTGATCGGTTCCACGAAAGCGTCGGATATGCCGGACCGTACTTGA
- a CDS encoding iron ABC transporter permease, with translation MQTQRDQSEDGPGSFSFQSPGLFAWVDTKLVSVASVCTVVVVVFGLIQVSFGAYSMTILESWESLFHPIQTAATGVVTGRVPVDTAVLEFPTFIESNAELVVWNIRLPRIILAVLVGMNLAVSGAIFQAVTRNEMASPFVLGVNNGAGVAILLTLVFFPTLADWLPISASIGGGLAFLVVYLIAWNGGTNPVRLVLAGVIVSAILGSVSNAMFFFTDQVGVIQNALAWLTGSITGTDWGQVQMAAPWTLLSVILALVGSRQLNILLLGEETASSLGMNVEITRFALSVIAIIAASASVAVGGIIGFVGLIVPHIARTIVGNDHKRLLVAAIFVGPALMMVADVIARLLLNPVQLPVGIITGIVGGIYFLYLMRKKRKLGEI, from the coding sequence GTGCAGACACAACGAGACCAGTCGGAGGACGGCCCGGGGTCGTTTTCGTTTCAATCACCTGGCCTATTTGCCTGGGTTGATACGAAACTTGTCAGTGTTGCGAGTGTTTGCACAGTCGTAGTGGTCGTGTTCGGGCTGATTCAGGTCTCGTTCGGTGCGTATTCGATGACCATTCTCGAATCCTGGGAGTCCTTATTCCATCCCATTCAAACGGCGGCCACCGGTGTAGTAACGGGAAGGGTCCCGGTCGATACCGCGGTGTTGGAATTCCCGACGTTCATCGAATCAAACGCTGAACTCGTCGTATGGAATATTCGCTTACCGCGAATTATCTTGGCAGTCCTTGTTGGGATGAATTTAGCCGTCTCCGGTGCGATTTTCCAGGCGGTAACCAGGAACGAAATGGCCAGTCCCTTCGTTTTGGGCGTCAACAACGGGGCAGGCGTCGCTATACTGCTCACACTGGTCTTCTTCCCGACGCTCGCCGATTGGCTCCCAATCTCGGCATCGATTGGTGGTGGCCTCGCATTCCTCGTCGTGTACCTTATCGCCTGGAATGGGGGAACGAACCCGGTTAGACTCGTTCTGGCGGGGGTAATCGTCAGTGCGATACTCGGTTCAGTGTCTAATGCGATGTTCTTCTTCACCGACCAAGTTGGCGTCATCCAGAATGCGCTCGCGTGGCTGACTGGGTCAATAACAGGAACTGACTGGGGGCAGGTACAGATGGCCGCGCCCTGGACGCTTCTCTCGGTCATACTGGCGCTTGTCGGATCCCGACAACTCAACATCCTCCTACTGGGCGAAGAGACGGCCTCCTCCCTGGGAATGAACGTCGAAATCACTCGGTTCGCGCTCTCTGTTATTGCCATCATCGCAGCCAGTGCCAGTGTCGCCGTCGGTGGTATCATCGGATTTGTCGGTTTGATCGTCCCCCACATTGCCCGTACAATCGTCGGTAACGATCACAAGCGGCTCCTCGTCGCCGCGATCTTCGTCGGCCCGGCACTGATGATGGTCGCAGACGTGATTGCTCGACTACTGTTGAACCCGGTTCAGCTCCCAGTCGGCATCATTACCGGAATTGTCGGCGGCATCTACTTCCTCTATCTCATGCGGAAGAAGCGAAAGCTCGGTGAAATCTAA
- a CDS encoding type II toxin-antitoxin system death-on-curing family toxin, protein MTDPLWYPSVEDVLDIHEDIVSEYPDTSSGVQNRGDIEFALEYVSEGSFGSVPETIHEKTFHLLRLLVANHPFVDGNKRTALNTTSVFYLLNGYRFEYDDEIRKILKRLGTDETTVDEGHVLDYLRTHTTEVNLDEVVEQWRGDLVEFGFDQLSDE, encoded by the coding sequence ATGACCGACCCGCTTTGGTATCCGTCGGTCGAAGACGTCCTCGATATCCACGAGGACATCGTCTCGGAGTATCCAGACACCAGCTCAGGGGTCCAGAATCGCGGAGATATCGAATTCGCACTGGAGTACGTCAGTGAGGGAAGTTTCGGGTCGGTTCCAGAGACGATTCACGAGAAGACGTTCCATCTGCTTCGGCTCCTCGTCGCCAACCACCCATTCGTGGACGGCAACAAGCGTACTGCACTCAACACGACGTCGGTGTTCTATCTGCTCAATGGGTATCGATTCGAATATGACGACGAGATTAGAAAGATACTGAAACGGCTTGGGACGGACGAGACTACAGTCGATGAGGGTCACGTGCTTGACTATCTCCGAACGCATACGACGGAGGTTAATTTGGACGAAGTGGTCGAACAGTGGCGCGGCGATCTCGTCGAGTTCGGATTCGATCAACTGTCCGACGAGTGA
- a CDS encoding ABC transporter substrate-binding protein, which produces MTEDDITTIDRRTALKAIGSTAATIGVAGCLSSKSEDPQTTTSTESPSTTTQPTTETQTYEVCMEPAGCKQFDAVPETWVTWHAGYADIGVALGELDGLLGMNRPGRHATSANELFYSELPDVSIDTSDILDLRGGGDSVDKEVFYEMDADIHLIDPVFAQHHFDWNESDVTELEQNISAFFGSHARRDRGYNSEYLMTLYEVFEKIAKVFQAEEKYGEFERIHSDLVETIDSATPKETPNAALLWDGKSSAFRAGDPTAVGYENKQYRDLEVPNAFEGFDVGYRGDIDYELLLEVDPDTIFYHNNLRDFTREEFEEERIAPMEKHSVGRQLSAVQNDRVYRGGFVDQGPIMNLFQIEILAKQLYPDTFTGSEELFDRKAVADAVKGNF; this is translated from the coding sequence ATGACAGAAGACGATATCACCACGATAGATCGGCGGACAGCCCTCAAAGCAATCGGATCGACAGCAGCGACAATAGGGGTTGCAGGCTGCCTTAGCTCCAAAAGCGAGGATCCACAGACTACGACGTCGACAGAGTCGCCCTCCACAACCACCCAGCCCACGACAGAGACACAGACTTACGAAGTCTGTATGGAGCCGGCGGGATGCAAGCAATTCGACGCCGTTCCCGAAACCTGGGTCACGTGGCACGCCGGGTATGCCGACATCGGGGTCGCACTGGGTGAATTAGATGGATTGCTCGGCATGAATCGGCCAGGTCGTCACGCGACGTCTGCAAACGAACTGTTTTACAGTGAACTGCCGGACGTCTCCATTGATACCTCCGATATTCTCGATCTCAGAGGTGGCGGGGATTCAGTGGACAAGGAGGTTTTCTACGAGATGGACGCGGACATACATCTCATTGACCCCGTCTTCGCTCAGCACCACTTCGACTGGAATGAGAGTGATGTCACGGAGTTAGAACAGAACATCTCGGCGTTCTTCGGGAGCCACGCGCGGCGCGACCGGGGTTACAACTCGGAGTATCTCATGACCCTGTACGAAGTGTTCGAGAAGATCGCGAAGGTATTCCAGGCCGAGGAGAAATATGGGGAATTCGAGCGAATACATTCGGATCTCGTCGAAACCATAGACTCAGCAACGCCGAAGGAGACCCCGAATGCGGCCCTCCTTTGGGACGGTAAGAGCAGTGCTTTCAGAGCCGGCGATCCAACTGCGGTCGGATACGAGAACAAGCAGTACCGCGATCTCGAAGTCCCGAACGCCTTCGAGGGATTCGATGTCGGCTACCGTGGCGATATCGATTACGAACTCCTCCTCGAAGTCGATCCTGACACCATCTTCTACCACAACAACCTCCGAGATTTCACCCGCGAAGAGTTCGAAGAAGAACGGATCGCTCCGATGGAAAAGCACTCGGTCGGCCGTCAGCTCTCGGCCGTGCAAAACGATCGTGTCTATCGGGGAGGATTCGTCGATCAGGGTCCGATTATGAACCTCTTCCAGATCGAAATCCTGGCGAAACAGCTCTACCCGGATACCTTCACTGGCTCGGAGGAACTGTTCGACCGGAAAGCGGTCGCAGACGCCGTGAAGGGTAATTTCTAA
- a CDS encoding ribbon-helix-helix domain-containing protein has protein sequence MNVRVPTSLLSQIDEVWEERGYANKSEFIRDALRDAVNPPHATLRGSAGASGREPRTARAGRDGVAGRCEGSAGHR, from the coding sequence ATTAACGTCCGAGTACCGACGTCGCTGCTGTCACAAATTGACGAGGTCTGGGAGGAACGGGGCTACGCGAACAAGTCCGAGTTCATTCGAGACGCCCTTCGAGACGCCGTCAATCCCCCCCACGCAACTCTCCGAGGAAGCGCTGGAGCATCTGGCCGAGAGCCGCGAACAGCGAGAGCAGGGCGAGACGGTGTCGCAGGACGATGTGAAGGATCGGCTGGGCATCGATGA
- a CDS encoding dodecin: MVFKKIVLRGTSSDSFEAATDEALDRAEETLDKVKWAEVLDQGVELAGGNREYQVELEVAFELESPE; encoded by the coding sequence ATGGTCTTCAAGAAGATCGTCCTCCGTGGAACGTCAAGCGATAGTTTCGAAGCCGCAACCGACGAGGCCCTCGACCGCGCAGAAGAGACCCTGGATAAGGTGAAGTGGGCAGAGGTCCTCGACCAGGGCGTCGAACTCGCCGGCGGGAACCGAGAGTACCAGGTAGAGCTCGAGGTCGCCTTCGAACTCGAATCGCCAGAATAA
- a CDS encoding helix-turn-helix domain-containing protein, with protein sequence MTALDPGSGPSSIDDEVVSAVANEKRRRILQTLARSGDQTVSVDEVVEALDEHIGDHPDDRHHLAVALHHVHLPQLESVGLVHRPEKKRVRLADEQATEEVLDLIESFD encoded by the coding sequence ATGACCGCACTCGACCCAGGATCCGGTCCGTCGTCCATCGACGACGAGGTGGTCTCGGCGGTCGCGAACGAGAAACGGCGACGGATACTCCAGACACTCGCACGATCGGGGGACCAGACGGTGTCGGTCGATGAGGTCGTGGAAGCACTCGACGAACACATCGGTGACCATCCGGACGACCGCCACCACCTCGCTGTCGCACTCCATCACGTCCACCTCCCGCAACTCGAGTCGGTCGGTCTCGTGCACCGACCCGAGAAGAAGCGCGTGCGACTCGCGGACGAGCAGGCGACCGAAGAGGTCCTCGACCTGATCGAATCGTTCGACTGA
- a CDS encoding HalOD1 output domain-containing protein: MLHANSGIELTSMERDPASGEHRLRYDPETTPTSLAVVAATATVSNVETTDLDPLFESVDPDALDALTTSQDRETTGLRISFDYEGRTVTVDGHGWVRIGEQAPESTENHHAMVSD; the protein is encoded by the coding sequence ATGCTACACGCCAACTCCGGGATCGAACTCACGTCGATGGAACGAGATCCCGCGTCCGGTGAGCATCGTCTCCGATACGATCCGGAGACGACGCCGACGAGTCTGGCAGTGGTGGCCGCTACGGCCACGGTCTCGAACGTCGAGACCACGGACCTCGACCCGCTCTTCGAGAGCGTCGATCCAGACGCTCTCGATGCCCTCACCACCAGCCAGGATAGGGAGACGACAGGACTCCGAATCTCGTTCGACTACGAGGGACGGACCGTCACGGTCGACGGCCATGGGTGGGTGCGGATCGGCGAACAGGCCCCTGAATCGACCGAAAACCATCACGCGATGGTCTCCGACTGA
- the hisD gene encoding histidinol dehydrogenase, producing MEPESLEDLGPDRRRALFERDAGVDAVRSQVRDIVDRVREEGDAAIRAFSSDFDDVEVGNIDITDQVERAAEAVDPDVLAAIETAAANIREFHEQQVPTDWRDDFGGRELGRRFRPLERVGVYAPGGTAAYPSSALMGVIPAKVAGVEHVAVATPPAEQINPATLAAIHVAGADAVYSVGGAQAVAALAYGTETVTRVQQVVGPGNRWVTAAKAEVRGDVEIDFLAGPSEVLVVADETADAQYVAADVLAQAEHDPNASVVVVTDDEKTARAVSDAVDDRVEARDRSAVIGEALAHDASGVFVARSMSEAVLFAEEYAAEHLSIQATDDEALLDRIDSAGSVFLGPYTPVAAGDYATGTNHVLPTSGTAKVTGGLSVDTFLRETTVQRLDESGLADLRETITTLATAEGLEAHADSVETRFE from the coding sequence ATGGAACCGGAATCCCTGGAGGACCTGGGGCCGGACCGTCGTCGAGCACTCTTCGAGCGTGACGCCGGCGTGGACGCCGTGCGTTCACAGGTCCGCGACATCGTCGACCGCGTTCGTGAGGAGGGCGACGCCGCCATTCGGGCCTTCTCGAGCGATTTCGACGACGTCGAGGTGGGGAACATTGACATCACCGATCAAGTCGAACGTGCGGCCGAGGCAGTCGATCCGGACGTCCTGGCGGCCATCGAGACGGCCGCGGCGAACATCCGCGAATTCCACGAACAACAGGTGCCCACCGACTGGCGGGACGACTTCGGCGGCCGGGAACTCGGTCGCCGCTTCCGCCCACTCGAACGCGTCGGCGTGTACGCCCCGGGTGGGACCGCGGCGTACCCCTCGAGCGCGTTGATGGGCGTCATCCCGGCGAAGGTGGCCGGCGTGGAGCACGTCGCCGTGGCCACACCGCCCGCGGAGCAGATCAACCCAGCCACGCTCGCGGCCATCCACGTGGCCGGGGCCGATGCGGTCTACAGCGTCGGCGGTGCCCAGGCCGTCGCAGCGCTGGCGTACGGCACCGAGACGGTGACCCGCGTCCAGCAGGTCGTCGGCCCGGGGAACCGATGGGTGACGGCGGCGAAGGCCGAAGTTCGGGGCGACGTGGAAATCGACTTCCTCGCCGGCCCGAGCGAGGTGCTTGTCGTCGCCGACGAGACCGCCGACGCGCAGTACGTCGCGGCCGACGTCCTGGCGCAGGCCGAACACGACCCGAACGCGAGCGTCGTCGTCGTCACCGACGACGAGAAGACGGCCCGAGCGGTCAGCGATGCGGTCGACGACCGTGTCGAAGCGCGTGACCGCTCCGCGGTCATCGGCGAGGCACTCGCCCACGACGCGTCCGGGGTGTTCGTCGCCCGGTCGATGAGCGAGGCCGTCCTCTTCGCGGAGGAATACGCGGCCGAACACCTCTCTATTCAGGCGACCGATGACGAAGCGCTTCTCGACCGAATCGACAGTGCCGGAAGCGTCTTTCTCGGGCCCTACACGCCGGTGGCGGCGGGCGACTACGCGACGGGGACCAATCACGTCCTCCCGACCAGCGGGACGGCGAAGGTGACCGGCGGTCTCTCGGTGGACACCTTCCTCAGGGAGACGACGGTCCAGCGACTCGACGAATCGGGACTGGCCGACCTCCGCGAGACGATCACTACGCTCGCGACGGCCGAGGGGCTGGAGGCCCACGCGGATTCGGTCGAGACGCGCTTCGAGTGA